From the genome of Anopheles moucheti chromosome 3, idAnoMoucSN_F20_07, whole genome shotgun sequence, one region includes:
- the LOC128301915 gene encoding zinc finger protein 287-like produces MVEITLENLEIRFDFVCRFCLSDADCFPVFLPDGNINNQLQKAFEIIASKVDENDGLPNNICGVCLQSIEDFVEFEANCSKSYEILMKILHDTPEFVSGKTASLDCESESQIKSEHDDQIVIEDFESSEYIYNDGGEIPALLIPGDDPAVAREVDDQEHLDKDGDGYENLTTPTGESTIIQVENTADKTENEESHTDFMDLSPPANDMYIKACNAPVMDYCYRKNRKIPIVQCMFCDKTYRGRNTLRKHLKIHFHIKNYSCSFCERTYSDRTSLRIHESRHSNTKSFKCDHCDRCYYSKAELQQHCMVKHATRKHICEVCNKPFPSRTILQDHARVHVSERPFVCSTCGKSFKRNRNLVRHYQNHERGKNITAEKEPIDAGKIVTTCQYCNDEFGKPSTLLEHLTQKHPDEYEQSRGEARSCSICRTTFNDMEKFLLHQEKYVLLMVTAEGYQCGKCGKQLRYRSFAEKHIQSHITERNFQCDVADCLKRYKLKVHLTRHKRLAHSGE; encoded by the coding sequence ATGGTAGAAATAACGCTAGAAAATCTAGAAATaaggtttgattttgtttgtcgGTTCTGCCTTTCGGACGCTGATTGTTTCCCGGTGTTTCTTCCCGATGGAAATATCAACAACCAGTTGCAAAAAGCATTCGAAATCATTGCATCGAAAGTGGACGAGAACGATGGACTGCCCAACAACATCTGTGGTGTGTGCTTGCAGAGTATAGAAGATTTTGTGGAGTTCGAAGCTAATTGCAGCAAGTCATATGAAATTCTGATGAAAATTCTTCATGACACACCGGAATTTGTATCTGGCAAGACAGCGAGTTTGGATTGTGAGTCGGAAAGTCAGATCAAGAGTGAACACGACGATCAAATTGTGATAGAAGACTTTGAATCATCGGAGTACATCTACAATGATGGTGGAGAAATTCCGGCTTTGCTAATCCCAGGCGATGATCCTGCTGTTGCACGGGAGGTTGATGACCAGGAGCACCTCGATAAAGATGGTGATGGGTATGAAAACTTAACCACTCCTACAGGTGAAAGCACTATCATACAGGTGGAAAATACTGCTGATAAAACCGAAAATGAAGAATCGCACACCGACTTTATGGATCTGTCGCCGCCCGCAAATGACATGTACATCAAAGCCTGCAACGCTCCAGTGATGGATTATTGCTACCGTAAAAATCGAAAGATACCGATAGTCCAGTGCATGTTCTGTGATAAAACATACCGTGGCCGTAATACGCTGCGAAAGCATCTAAAGATACAtttccatatcaaaaactattccTGTTCGTTCTGCGAACGGACCTACTCCGATCGTACCTCACTGCGCATACACGAGTCGCGCCATTCGAACacaaaatcattcaaatgTGATCATTGCGATCGGTGCTACTACAGCAAAGCAGAACTGCAACAGCATTGCATGGTGAAGCACGCAACCCGGAAGCATATTTGTGAGGTTTGCAACAAACCATTTCCCTCCCGGACCATTCTGCAAGACCACGCACGAGTACATGTATCGGAACGGCCATTTGTTTGCAGCACATGTGGTAAAAGCTTCAAGCGGAACCGTAATCTTGTTCGACATTACCAAAACCACGAGAGAGGCAAAAACATCACAGCGGAGAAAGAACCGATAGATGCAGGAAAAATAGTTACCACTTGCCAGTACTGTAACGATGAATTCGGAAAACCATCCACGCTGCTAGAACATCTCACGCAGAAACACCCGGATGAGTATGAACAGAGTCGGGGAGAGGCACGGAGTTGTTCGATTTGTAGGACCACATTTAACGATATGGAAAAGTTCCTACTGCATCAGGAAAAATATGTCTTGTTGATGGTCACTGCAGAAGGCTACCAATGCGGCAAATGTGGCAAACAGTTGCGGTATCGATCGTTTGCAGAAAAGCATATTCAGTCGCATATTACGGAACGTAACTTTCAGTGTGATGTTGCTGATTGTTTGAAAAGGTACAAGCTTAAGGTACATTTAACACGCCACAAGCGGTTAGCACACTCCGGAGAATAG
- the LOC128301917 gene encoding alpha-tocopherol transfer protein-like, translating into MAHIRPISPPLAEVAKHQLNEDATQVESHLKVIRSWLAELDLHTALIDDQFLIAFLRGCKFSLEKVKKKVLLFYQIRSDLPEVIQNRDPHDADVLKIIRMGVGIPLPKTEKPTDPKLFLIRVGCFQVSSCTFADIMKVGTMINDIVMREDDQMVICGMVIIIDLKGVTASHLMHFEVELLKKVAILNQDASPLRMQGIHILNPPPGAQTALNIFNGLLSEKNQHKRIYTHGRDLKSLHDHFPPSVLPKEYGGDLESIDTIAKQWENKLLDNRSYLIDMALMNAQPCTSPRAGGKNGTTSNAFGVEGSFRKLDFD; encoded by the exons ATGGCACACATACGTCCGATTTCTCCACCACTAGCAGAGGTTGCGAAGCACCAGCTCAACGAAGATGCAACCCAGGTGGAAAGCCATTTGAAGGTGATCCGATCGTGGCTTGCCGAACTGGACCTTCACACGGCTCTTATCGACGATCAGTTTTTGATTGCTTTCCTGCGTGGTTGCAAATTTAGTTtggaaaaggtgaaaaagaaggttttacttttttatcaaattcGTTCCGACCTTCCGGAGGTGATCCAAAACCGTGACCCACACGATGCCGATGTGCTCAAAATCATACGCATGGG CGTGGGAATACCGCTGCCCAAAACGGAGAAGCCGACGGATCCCAAACTATTTCTTATACGTGTAGGGTGCTTCCAGGTGAGCAGCTGCACGTTTGCGGACATCATGAAGGTGGGCACAATGATCAACGATATAGTGATGCGCGAGGACGACCAAATGGTGATCTGCGGAATGGTGATCATAATCGATCTCAAGGGAGTAACTGCCAGCCATTTAATGCACTTCGAGGTGGAGCTTCTGAAGAAGGTGGCCATACTGAATCAGGACGCTTCGCCGCTGCGAATGCAAGGGATACACATACTTAATCCGCCCCCCGGGGCACAAACCGCATTGAACATCTTCAACGGATTGTTGTCGGAAAAGAATCAGCATAAGAGG ATTTACACACATGGACGTGATCTGAAGTCTCTGCATGATCATTTCCCACCCAGTGTACTTCCCAAGGAGTATGGCGGAGACTTGGAATCGATTGATACCATAGCTAAACAATGGGAAAATAAACTCCTAGATAACCGCAGCTACCTGATCGATATGGCGCTAATGAACGCACAACCTTGTACGTCACCAAGGgcagggggaaaaaatggaactaCCAGTAATGCTTTCGGAGTTGAAGGCAGCTTTCGGAAGCTTGATTTCGACTAG
- the LOC128301916 gene encoding alpha-tocopherol transfer protein-like: MANLRSLVPELAEKARDELNEVPNRIPEDLATLKAWLLKQPHLNSRTDDQFLVNFLRGCKYSLEKTKEKLDNYYTVKTAIPEFFDNRDPANESLQNYMSFGVNLPLPHTLESDGPRFMLVRMGAYDASKYSIVDVMKVCYMITDLLLVDDDSSIIAGHMVLVDLRGLTFATLSQFNPTFIKKMTSVIEAFPIRTKGIHFINPSSGFDALFKLFHGFLSKKIQERIQVHESFEALHKVVPKKYLPEEYGGSGGRLNDIIEDWRKTLVAHRTFFAEDAKYRNDERKRPGKPKNASTLFGVDGSFRTLEFD, encoded by the exons ATGGCTAACTTAAGATCGCTGGTACCGGAACTGGCTGAAAAGGCGCGCGATGAGCTGAACGAAGTGCCCAACCGCATCCCCGAGGACTTGGCGACGCTGAAAGCATGGTTACTCAAGCAACCGCACCTAAACTCGCGCACGGACGATCAATTTTTGGTGAACTtcctgcgtggttgcaagtACAGCTTGGAAAAGACGAAAGAAAAGCTGGACAACTACTACACGGTGAAGACAGCGATACCGGAGTTTTTCGACAATCGTGATCCCGCCAATGAGTCGCTGCAGAACTACATGTCGTTCGG tgTCAATCTTCCCCTTCCCCATACGCTCGAGAGTGACGGGCCTCGGTTCATGCTGGTGCGCATGGGTGCGTACGATGCCAGCAAGTATTCGATCGTGGACGTCATGAAGGTGTGCTATATGATCACCGATCTGTTGCTGGTAGATGACGACTCCTCCATCATCGCCGGACATATGGTGCTGGTCGATTTAAGGGGCCTCACGTTCGCCACACTATCACAATTCAATCCCACGTTCATCAA GAAAATGACCTCCGTCATTGAAGCCTTCCCGATACGCACCAAAGGCATCCACTTCATCAACCCGTCCTCCGGGTTTGACGCTCTCTTCAAGCTGTTTCATggatttttaagcaaaaagattCAAGAGCGCATACAGGTGCACGAGTCATTCGAAGCCCTTCACAAGGTGGTGCCCAAGAAGTATTTGCCAGAGGAGTACGGTGGTAGCGGTGGGCGGTTAAATGATATAATTGAGGATTGGCGGAAGACTTTGGTTGCCCATCGTACGTTTTTCGCCGAAGATGCCAAATATCGGAACGATGAGCGAAAACGGCCAGGCAAACCGAAAAATGCCAGCACACTGTTCGGTGTGGATGGATCGTTCCGTACGCTCGAGTTTGATTAG